The stretch of DNA GTGAACTGGACAAGATTATACCAGGGGCAATAATTAATAACAGGATAAAAATATTAGTTGAAAAGTTAGATATTGCAACTGAAGAAAAAGCTAAACTGGATAATCGTTTAAACAGATTAAAGACGGTATTACCATTGTTGCAAGAACTAAACGTACTAAATGATAAGAAAACCAGGTTAGAATGTCAGAGCAGTGAATTAAGAAGTGTTATAAGTATTAAGGAAAAAAGAATTGATGAGTTAACTTGTGCAATTGTGACGATAGAAGATCAGTATAATGCCATAGCTGGTAAGTTAGCTATTTTCAGAATATTCTATCATATAAAACAAAAATTATTGGAAAGAAACAGGGTATCTATCAATGCCAAATTAGATGAAACACGAAATAATTTGCAGGATTTAAAGGGGCAATATAGCAGCCTGCAATTAGTGACAGAAAATGTTATTTCCACTATAAAAAAATGCGAGGCTATGTTAAATAGAGATAATTTAAAAGATGTTAAAGCAGTTCAAATTCAAGGTGAAATACAACAGCTTGGGAACAGGATCAGGGAGCTTAATTCGTTAATTACAGATTATCAAAAACAGATCAACCAGGTTGAAGATAAGATATGGAAAAATAACAAAATACTTGGAGCCACACTTACTGCTGCAGTATTAAACTCTCAGATATATAAAGGTTACTGGGATACAGTGATTATTGACGAACTCAGTATTGCCACCTCATATACTGTTTTGTTGGCCGCGGGATTTGCAAGAAGGTCTGTTATTTTATGTGGGGATTTTTATCAGTTATCACCAATAGCGGAAGGCAGGTCGGAGTTAGTGAGTACCTGGTTAAAGAGTAGTGTTTTTGACATAAAAAAGATTACACAGAAAATATCTGCCGGCGTTGAAGTTCCGGAATTGGTAATGTTAAAGTACCAGTACAGAACGCATCCGGTTATAGCTGATAGCATTTCTGAGTTGGTTTACAAAGGTAGGTTATTAAATGGTTTACCAAGTGATCATGAGAATTTTAAGGGCAGAAATGGAGAACCACTACCAGGTGAGCCTTTAATACTGATTGATATATCAAAGGCTGCAAGTAAAGCAGTGCCACCAAAAGAGGGTTCAGGGTCTTTAATGAATAAAACTTCTGCCAATGTTATCGCTAATATTGTTAGGGCTAATTTGGAAAGGGGTTATGAAAGTATAGGAGTTATTACACCTTTTCGGGCACAATGCAATCATATAAAGGAGCATTTAAAAAAGATTATGCAAGATCCTGGTGCTATACCGGTGGCCACGGTTCATAAATTCCAAGGGTCTGAGAAGGATATAATTATTTTTGATTTGGTAGAGGCTGGTATTAGTAGGGTTTCTAGGCTTACGAAAGGTGAGCATGGTACCGAGGCAATGCGATTAATTAATGTGGCTGCTACAAGGACTAAAGGAAAGATGATTGTAATAGCAGATGTTAGTTTTTACCGAAGAAAATTGGGAACCCAAGACATCACCAGGCTATGGCTAGAAAACATTTATAAAAGTGCTAGAGTTATAGATTGGGAAGGTGTAGTGTCAAGCATAAAGGGTTAAAAAAAAGTGGTTAACATTTGTTATATGGCAGAAGGATTTTCCATTTAATTGTCGAAGAATATTAACTCTAGGGATGATAAAAAGGAAAAAAGCACCTACTAGGTTGGCCGCCCGCAGTGCTTTTCTCCGCTACATCACCCATTACCCAGGGTCTTTAAGACTCTTTTGGATAACGGCTTATTGTTATTTTAAAAAAATTGTTTTTAGTGATAATCGGTTGATTAAGTTGGTAGCTTATTCAACCACTCAGTCCTTAATCAGTTGGTAGCTGTTAAGGACAACCCAGCGCAAAAGGAGAACCTAAAAAATTTAATAAAGGTTTAACTCCAGACAGGTCTAATATAATTCCCATTTTTTGGAAAAAGGTTAGGCCCAGGGTTTTTTGCGCCCTTTTTTAAGAATATAACACAAAAAAAATTATAATTCAAGTTTTTTAAGATTATTATTGAGATTTTTAAAAAATTACTTTTAAGGAGTTAATAATGACCAGTCAGAAAGAAATTTTAGATATAGTTAAATTTTTCTTAGAGGATCAACTAACTGAAAAGCCAAAGCGTTTGCGAGTTGTTGGTGCTAAAGATAATGATAGAAAAAATGATTTAGGTTATGTATTTACTGCCGAGGTTGATGTTGTGGGCGAGTTAACTAATCATAAGTCTTGTCGGACGTATAGCACATTAAAACATCGTCTATCTAACTTTTTTACATCTTACTGGACACCGAATACTTTTTTTCACTGGAAGTACCGGAATAAAGAATCCTTGCGCTGGATCAACGCCATAGTAGTTGATATAGATAAAAAGATACCTATTGTTGAGTTATTAACTTTGATAGATGCTGCAGGACTGCCAGGGGCTACTTTAATAAATCGTACTCCAAGCGGTGGCTGGCATGTGTATTGGAAGATTGATAGAGTTAGGGCTTTCAGTGGGGCCTTGAAGCAGTATGAAGATATTACTAAGACTATAGCTTATTACTTAGGTGCCGATGATAATGCTTTGACGGCTGAAAGGTATTTCCGTGTTCCTAAAGATGTACAGTTTTTTTCTAAAGAGAACAGTTATGATTTTGAGACACTTATTAACTGGTTAGCTACTAAAGATGTACCAGCAACTGCAGAGAAAAATTATGGACAGTTAAAGTTTATATCAAAAGGTATCTTAAATCATCCGGCAATCAGAAAGTTATTAAAGGGTGTTGAAGAAGGTAAAAGGGACAATACAGCTTTCACATTAGCTTTAGTTTATAAGGTAGAAGGTTACAGCAAGGAACAAACGTTACAGGCGTTAGAAGCGTGGAATGTCAAGAACACTCCTATGCTTTCTTATGCCCAATTACGATCCAAAGTTAAAAGTGCTTTTAAATCAAAGTATAAAGGGCCTAAATCTAGTTATGTTACTGAACTTAGTGGCATACCTTTTACTTATCGTGTAATTAAAAATGATGAGCATCCAAAGGAACGAAAGCGTAAGGAATACGTTAAATTGTCCACTATTAAAAGTGCAATAATTTATGCGCTTAAAAAGGTTGGTGGCCAGTTATCTATCAGTCAATCAAAACTAGCAAAAGTCTTAGGGGTATCTCTGCGCTCTTTACAGAAAGCTATTTCAGAGTTAAGAAGAAAGAATAAATTAATCAGCATGAGTACAGGAACTGGCAAAAGCACAGTTACTGTATATAAGTTATGCACTAATAGCGGAAGATATGAATCAAAAGAGATTCAATTAGAATTATTCCAAAACCTACAAATCCCTTTTTTAACGCAAATCCTATTACATATGGATGTGGTGGTGGGTGGGAATCCATTCCCTGATTCTATCTCTGTTTTATTATGATTAGTATAATTAAGTGTCAACCAGGTTTACACTAACCTTTGGATATCTGTAACCACTGTGGGTATGTGGGCAGGTCATGCGTCAGCAAATGAGCTGTCCATATATCCACAGGATGCACCGGTAAAAAGTTGTGAGTGTCAACCAGGTTTACACTTTTATTTTATATTATATCTGGTTTGATATTAATTTAAACATGGTTATGGTGGTGTAATCTATTTTTATCT from Peptococcaceae bacterium 1198_IL3148 encodes:
- a CDS encoding AAA domain-containing protein, whose product is MINHEDIVINLKAAIKDEIECKRASMRTKKRNGVFLKDGSLLRKTGDQTIYLFKLEKPVNLPKDVPGYLFVGKVSYPGSVVSLTEDELLWCSALEIKLDNIKSCYIVVKDDSLLLAMHDKLEDIFKNKFFHNQVLVEKIFCDKDIKLGRDNCSQYLRVPQNLNVEQEEAFNRAVASEVLFIWGPPGTGKSKTLSAVVDTLYRRGKKILLVSHTHAAVDSLLKKAMDYFTPEEINKGVIMRYGAGENSELDKIIPGAIINNRIKILVEKLDIATEEKAKLDNRLNRLKTVLPLLQELNVLNDKKTRLECQSSELRSVISIKEKRIDELTCAIVTIEDQYNAIAGKLAIFRIFYHIKQKLLERNRVSINAKLDETRNNLQDLKGQYSSLQLVTENVISTIKKCEAMLNRDNLKDVKAVQIQGEIQQLGNRIRELNSLITDYQKQINQVEDKIWKNNKILGATLTAAVLNSQIYKGYWDTVIIDELSIATSYTVLLAAGFARRSVILCGDFYQLSPIAEGRSELVSTWLKSSVFDIKKITQKISAGVEVPELVMLKYQYRTHPVIADSISELVYKGRLLNGLPSDHENFKGRNGEPLPGEPLILIDISKAASKAVPPKEGSGSLMNKTSANVIANIVRANLERGYESIGVITPFRAQCNHIKEHLKKIMQDPGAIPVATVHKFQGSEKDIIIFDLVEAGISRVSRLTKGEHGTEAMRLINVAATRTKGKMIVIADVSFYRRKLGTQDITRLWLENIYKSARVIDWEGVVSSIKG
- a CDS encoding primase C-terminal domain-containing protein codes for the protein MTSQKEILDIVKFFLEDQLTEKPKRLRVVGAKDNDRKNDLGYVFTAEVDVVGELTNHKSCRTYSTLKHRLSNFFTSYWTPNTFFHWKYRNKESLRWINAIVVDIDKKIPIVELLTLIDAAGLPGATLINRTPSGGWHVYWKIDRVRAFSGALKQYEDITKTIAYYLGADDNALTAERYFRVPKDVQFFSKENSYDFETLINWLATKDVPATAEKNYGQLKFISKGILNHPAIRKLLKGVEEGKRDNTAFTLALVYKVEGYSKEQTLQALEAWNVKNTPMLSYAQLRSKVKSAFKSKYKGPKSSYVTELSGIPFTYRVIKNDEHPKERKRKEYVKLSTIKSAIIYALKKVGGQLSISQSKLAKVLGVSLRSLQKAISELRRKNKLISMSTGTGKSTVTVYKLCTNSGRYESKEIQLELFQNLQIPFLTQILLHMDVVVGGNPFPDSISVLL